CGCGGGGGATCGAGGCGGGCATCCACTATCGGCATACGGTCTACCGGGAGCCGGCCTACGTGGCGCGCACCGGGGTGGATCCCGGCCCCCGGCCGGTGGCGGACCGGATCGTGTCGGAGATCATGACGCTGCCGTCGCACCCTGAGATGGGGGGCGGCATCGACTATGTCCTCGGACAGCTGGCCGAATTTCCATGGACTGCGACCTCGCGTACGGCTCGCTCATAAGACTCGGGCGCCTGCTGGACCAGCGGCAGGTCTCGCCCGTCGACATCGTCCGGGCGCTTCTTGAACGCATCAACCAGTACAATGGCCGGCTGGCGAGTTACATCACGGTCTGCGGCGACGCAGCCCTTGAGGAGGCGCGGGCCGCGGAGCAGGAGATCACGCGCGCCGGGCACCGCCGTGGCCGGCTGCACGGCCTGCCGATCGCGCACAAGGACGTCAGCCTGACGCGGGGGGTGCGGACCACCGCGCACTCGCGCTGCCTGCTCGACTCCGTACCGGACCGCGATGCGACCTACGTGCGCCGGCTCCGCGACGCCGGCATGATCCTGCTCGGCAAGACCAACACCACCGAGTTCGCGTGCGGCACGATGGACCTGTTCGGCGTGCACCGCAACCCGTGGGATCTGGGCCGCTACGCCGGCGGATCGAGCGGGGGATCGGCCAACGCGCTCGCGGCGGGCCTGGCGGTCGCGGCGACCGGCTCGGACACGGGCGGCTCCATTCGGGTCCCGGCGAGTTTTTGCGGGGTCGTCGGGCTCAAGCCGACGTACGGGCGCGTGAGCCGCAACGGGCTCCTGCCGCTCAGCTGGAGCATGGACCACGTCGGGCCGATGGCCCGCACCACCGCCGACTGCGCGCTGCTCCTCAACGGGATGGCGGGCCA
The nucleotide sequence above comes from bacterium. Encoded proteins:
- a CDS encoding amidase; this encodes MDCDLAYGSLIRLGRLLDQRQVSPVDIVRALLERINQYNGRLASYITVCGDAALEEARAAEQEITRAGHRRGRLHGLPIAHKDVSLTRGVRTTAHSRCLLDSVPDRDATYVRRLRDAGMILLGKTNTTEFACGTMDLFGVHRNPWDLGRYAGGSSGGSANALAAGLAVAATGSDTGGSIRVPASFCGVVGLKPTYGRVSRNGLLPLSWSMDHVGPMARTTADCALLLNGMAGHDPADPTSASAPVPDFADGLDAGIRGMVLGIPRQHFYEGLDPEVDAALRGALRELESLGARLEPVDLPLAAHIVAPGGILIMAEAFGLHAARLRERGREYGTRTRRRIASGACYTSGEYEEAVRVRVAWTHQVGAALGRVDAIVTPTLPQPAFPVETQLGEPPDTSWGTRHFNMSGHPALTVPCGFTSAGLPVGMQLAGRYFDEASLFRIAHAYEQATPWHTRRPALAAAAA